CCCCTTGGGGGGAAGCGCGCTCGCGCGCGCTTCGGGGGGACGTCAGCCCGCCGGCGCGGCGGCCTTCTGCGCGTCCTCTTCCGCGGCCGCCTTCATCGACAGGCGCACTCGGCCCTTGTCGTCGGCCTCGATGACCTTGACCCGGATGACCTGGCCTTCCTTCAGGTAGTCGGAGACCTGGTTCACCCGCTCCTTCGCGATCTGCGAGATGTGCAGCAGGCCGTCCTTGCCCGGGATCAGCTGCACGATCGCGCCGAAGTCGAGCAGCCGCAGCACCGGGCCCTCGTAGATCTTGCCGACCTCGACCTCGGCCGTGATCTGCTCGATGCGCGCGCGCGCCGTGTTGCACGCGTCCGCGTTGACCGACGCGATCGTCACCGTGCCGTCGTCCTGGATGTCGATCGTGCAGCCGGTCTCCTCGGTCAGCGCGCGGATGACGCTGCCGCCCTTGCCGATGACGTCGCGGATCTTCTCCGGGTTGATCTTGAACGTGAACATGCGCGGCGCGTGCTGCGAGATCTCGGTGCGCGCGTGCGGCAGCGCCTGCTGCATGATGCCGAGGATGTGCATCCGGCCCTCGCGCGCCTGCGAGAGCGCGACCGCCATGATCTCCTTCGTGATGCCCTGGATCTTGATGTCCATCTGCAGGGCGGTCACGCCGCGGTCGGTGCCCGCGACCTTGAAGTCCATGTCGCCCAGGTGGTCCTCGTCGCCGAGGATGTCGGTCAGCACCGCGAAACGGTTGCCCTCCTTGATGAGGCCCATCGCGATGCCGGCGACGTGCGCCTTGGTCGGCACGCCCGCGTCCATCATCGCGAGGCTGCCGCCGCACACCGAGGCCATCGACGAGCTGCCGTTGCTCTCGGTGATCTCGGAGACGAGGCGCATCGAGTAGGCGAACTCCTCGGCCGAGGGCATCACGGCGGCCAGCGCGCGCTTCGCGAGGCGACCATGGCCGATCTCGCGCCGCTTCGGGCTGCCGACGCGGCCGGTCTCGCCGGTCGCGTAGGGCGGCATGTTGTAGTGGAGCATGAAGCGCTCGCGGTACTCGCCCATCAGCGCGTCGACGATCTGCTCGTCGCGCGCGGTGCCGAGCGTCGCGACGACGAGCGCCTGCGTCTCGCCGCGCGTGAACAGCGCGGAGCCGTGCGTGCGCGGCAGGACGCCGGTGCGGATCGCGATCGGACGCACGGTGCGCGTGTCGCGGCCGTCGATGCGCGGCTCGCCGGCGAGGATCTGCTGGCGGACCGTCTTCGCCTCGAGTTCGAACATCAGGTCGCCGACGGTGCGGCGCTCGTCGGGCGTCGCCTCGGGCGAGAGCACCTCGGAGTCGACCTTCGCCGCGATCTCCTTGAGCCGCTGCGAGCGCTGCTGCTTGCTGCGCATCTGGTAGGCGGCGCGGATGTCGGCCCCGATCGCCGCCTCGACCTTCGCGACCAGCGCCTCGTCGCGCGCGGGCGGCGTGAAGTCCCACATCGGCTTGCCGGCCTCCTCGACGATCGCGTGGATCAGGTCGATGACCGCCTGCTGTTGCTGGTGGCCGAACACGACCGCGCCCAGCATCACCTCCTCGCTGAGTTCCTTCGCCTCGGACTCGACCATCAGCACGGCCGCCTCGGTGCCGGCCACCACGAGGTCGAGCGCTCCGGTGGCGAGTTCGGTCTTGGTCGGGTTGAGCACGTACTGGCCGTCGATCCAGCCCACGCGCGCGGCGCCGATCGGGCCGTTGAACGGAATGCCCGAGAGCGCGAGCGCGGCCGAGGCGCCGATCATGGCCGGAATGTCGGGATCGACTTCCGGATTGACCGAGACCACGGTGGCGATGATCTGCACGTCGTTGTAGAAGCCGTCCGGGAACAGCGGCCGGATCGGCCGGTCGATGAGACGCGAGGTCAGCGTCTCCTTCTCCGATGGGCGCCCCTCGCGACGGAAGAAGCCGCCGGGGATCTTGCCCGCGGCGAAGGTCTTCTCCTGGTAGTCGACGGTCAGCGGGAAGAAGTTCTGGCCCGGCTTCGGCGACTTCGCGGCCACCGCGGTCACGAGGACGACCGAGTCGTCGAGGCTCACGAGCGCGGCGCCGCCCGCCTGACGGGCGATCTCGCCGGTTTCGATGGTGAGCGTGTGGCGGCCGTATTGGATCGATTTCTTGACGTGCTTGAACATGGATGGGGTCCCGAAACGACGATGGCCGCGTACCGCGCGGCCATCGAGGGTGAAAACTCAGCTCGCGGCGAACGGTCGCCGCAGCGTGGCGTCGGCAGCGATGCGCACCGGCGTGAAGCCTGCCGCGCTCACTTGCGCAGCCCGAGCTTCTCGATCAACGTCTTGTAGCCGTCGGCGTTCCGGCGCTTCAGGTAGTCGAGGAGCTTGCGCCGGCGCGACACCATGCGCAGCAGCCCGCGGCGCGAATGGTGGTCCTTGACGTGGTCCTTGAAATGATCGGTGAGCCCGTTGATGCGGGCGGTGAGGAGCGCGATCTGGACTTCGGGAGAACCGGTGTCGCCCTTGGCGCGCTGGTTCTCCGCGATGACCTTCGCCTTGTCGGCGGTGGTGACGGACATGGTTTCGATCCTGACTTAAGGGCCCTCGGCGGGCCGTGGACAATTCGTGCAGCCGGCCCGGGCAGGATCCCAGGCGCGACGCCCGTACGGGGTGGTGCACTCCCCGCCCGGGCGGCGCCAATGCGCGTTTGTGCCCAAGCGGCGGAATCGTGGATTCTAGCACGAAAACTACTGGAATTTCAACCACTCACGCACCCGGCACCAGCACGCGGGCCGGGTGCGCCCAGCCCGAGCGCACGTCAGCGAGACCGAGGAGCGTCGAGCCGGCGAAGACCGCCACCCGCCCGTCGGAAGCGCGGGGTGCGGGCGCAGCGCCACCGTGGCTGAACCGTGCCGCGTCGGGACCCTGCAGGTCGACGCGCGGCAGCGAACCGACCAGCACGTCGGGGGGAAGCAGCAGTGTGTCGCGCTCCGCCTCCGTCATCGCCTCGAGTCGTTCGAGCGCGACCGCCGAGGAGACGGCGAATCCGCCGGTCGCCGTGCGGCGCAGCGCAGCCAGATGGGCGCACGAGTCCGCCGCGTCGCCCAGGTCCTCGGCGAGCACCCGGATGTAGGTGCCCTTGCTGCATGCGACCTCGACGGTGAGATCGGGAGACTGCCAATCGCGGATCGCGAACGCGTGGATCACGACCTCGCGCGCGGTCCGCGGGACTTCGACGCCGGCGCGGGTCCAGTCGTAGTAGGCGCGTCCCTGGTGCTTGAGGGCGGCGTGCCTCGGCGGCGTCTGGCGGATCGTGCCGGTGAAACGGGGCAGCAGCGCGTCGATCACCGCCCGATCCTGCGGCACCCCCGCCGTGCGCACGATCGCGCCTTCCGCGTCGCCGGTGTCGGTGGCCGCGCCGAAACGCACGACCGCCTCGTAGCGCTTGGGAGCGTCGAGCAGCGCGTGGGCGAGCTTCGTCGCCTCGCCGAACGCGATCGGCAACAGGCCGGTGGCGAGCGGGTCGAGCGTGCCGGTGTGGCCCGCCTTCTGCGCGCGGTAGAGGCGCTTCGCGCATTGCAGCGCCGCGTTCGACGTGAGCCCGGCGGGCTTGTCGACGAGCAGGACGCCGTCGACGCGACGGCGTGGAACGCGCGCCGTCACGAGCCGCGCTTGCGGTCCTCGGCGAGCGCGCGGTCGATGAGCCGCGAGAGCTCCATCCCCGCCTCGATCGAGTCGTCGTAGACGAACGCGAGCTGCGGCACCGTGTAGAGGGAGAGCCGGCGCGCGAGTTCGCTGCGCAGGAATCCGGCGGTGCGGGAGAGTGCGGCGACCGTCTCGGCGGCGTGGTCGCGGCCGGCGAGATCGGTCACGAGCACCTTCGCGTGCGACAGGTCGGACGTGACCTCGACATGCGTCACCGTCACGCGGCCGACGCGCGGGTCCTTGACCTCGTCGCGCAGGAGCGCCATCAGCTCGCGCTGGATCTCGTCGCCGATGCGGGCGGAGCGGGGCGTGCGGCGTTTCGACATGGCAGGCGAGGCGCGGGGCCGGTCCGGGCGCCCGGCCGGCTCCCCGCGGCAAGCGTCAGAGCGTGCGCGTCACCTCGACGATCTCGTAGCTCTCGAGCTGGTCGGCCTTCTGGATGTCGTTGTAGCCGCGCACCGACAGGCCGCACTCGAAGCCCGCCTTGACCTCGCGCACGTCGTCCTTGAAGCGCTTGAGCGAATCGAGCTCTCCGTCGTGGATCACGACGTTGTCGCGCAGCACACGGATCTTCGAGCCGCGGCGCACGAGGCCCTCGACGACCATGCAGCCCGCGACGGTGCCGACCTTGCTGATGCGGAAGACCTCGCGGACCTCGATCAGTCCGAGCCGGTTCTCCTTCTGCTCCGGCGCAAGCATTCCCGAGAGCGCCGCCTTCACGTCGTCGACCGCGTCGTAGATGATGTCGTAGTAGCGGATCTGGACCCCCGCGCCCTCGGCGAGCTTGCGCGCCTGCGCATCCGCGCGGACATTGAACCCGACGATCACCGCCTTCGAGGCGAGCGCGAGATTGATGTCCGACTCGGTGATGCCGCCGACGCCCGCGTGCACGATGCTGACCTTCACCTCGTCGGTCGAGAGCTTGGTCAGCGCCTGCGACAGGCCCTCGTAGCTGCCCTGCACGTCCGCCTTGATGATGAGCGGCAGCGTCTTCGCGGCGCCCTCGCCCATCTGGTCGAACATGTTCTCGAGCTTCGCGGCCTGCTGCTTCGCGAGCTTGACGTCGCGGAACTTGCCCTGGCGGAACAGCGCGATCTCGCGCGCCTTGCGCTCGTCGCCGAGCGCGATCACGTCCTCGCCGGCGAGCGGCACGTCCGACAGGCCCTGGATCTCGACCGGGATCGCCGGCCCGGCCTCGGTCACCGGCTTGCCGTTCTCGTCGGTCATCGCGCGCACGCGGCCGAACACCGCTCCCGCAAGCACGACGTCGCCGCGCTTCAGCGTGCCGGCGTGCACCAGCACCGTCGCGACCGGGCCGCGGCCCTTGTCGAGCCGCGATTCGATGACGATGCCGCGCGCCGGCGCGTTCTTCGGCGCCTTCAACTCCAGCACCTCGGCCTGCAGCAGGATCGCGTCGAGCAGCGCGTCGATCCCCTGCCCGGTCTTCGCCGACACCGGGATGAACTGGACGTCGCCGCCGAACTCCTCCGGCACGACGCTCTCGGCGACGAGTTCCTGCTTGACGCGCTCGGGATTGGCGTCGCCCTTGTCGATCTTGTTGATCGCGACGACCAGCGGCACGTTGCCCGCCTTCGCGTGGGCGATCGCCTCGCGCGTCTGCGGCATCACGCCGTCGTCGGCCGCGACGACCAGCACGACGATGTCCGTCACCTTCGCGCCCCGCGCGCGCATCGCCGTGAACGCCTCGTGGCCGGGCGTGTCGAGGAAGGTCACCACGCCCTTCGCCGTCTCCACGTGGTAGGCGCCGATGTGCTGCGTGATGCCGCCGGCCTCGCCGGAAGCCACGCGCGCGCGGCGGATCATGTCGAGGAGCGAGGTCTTGCCGTGGTCGACATGGCCCATGACGGTGACGACCGGCGGACGCGGTTCGGCGTCGACCACCTCGCCCTGCTGCGACTCGGCGAGCAGCGCGTCCGGATCGTCGAGCTTCGCGGCCGTCGCCTTGTGCCCCATCTCGGCCGCGACGATCAGCGCGGTCTCCTGGTCGAGCACCTGGTTGATCGTCACCATCATGCCCATCTTCATGAGCACCTTGATGAGTTCGGCGGCCTTGACCGACATCCGGTGCGCGAGATCCGCGACCGTGATCGTCTCGGGCACCGCGATCTCGCGGACGACCGGCGCCGCGGGCGCGGCGCCCTCGCCACCGTCCTCGTCGCGATGGCGCGCGCCGACCTTGGGCTGGCGCCAGCCGGCGCCCGCCGGCGTCGCCGCCGCGTCGCCGCCGCGAAGCTTCAGCGCGCGCTTGCGCGCGGCCTCCTCGGAGAACACCGGTCCGGTCGACTTCTTCGCCGGCTTGTCGCGCCGATCGCCGGGCTTGCCGGCCGGACGGTGCAGCGTGCCTTCCTTCTTCACCGTCGCCGGCGCCTTCGCCTTCGCCTCGGCTTCCGCGGCGGCCTTCGCCGCGGCTTCCGCCGCGACCCGCGCCGCTTCCTCGGCCTTCGCCTTGCGACGCTCGGCCTCCTCCTGCTTGCGCTTCAGGTCCTCCTGCTGGCGCGCGAACAGCGCCTGCTGCTTCTTCGACTCGGCCTCGCGCGCTGCGATCTCCGCGGCGGAGAGCACCGAGGTGGGCGCGAGCGGCGCCACCGCCGGCGGCGGAGCGGCGGCTTCCGGCTCCGGCTCGGCCTCGGGCGCGGGCGCCTCGACCACCGGCTCGACCACCACCGGCGCCTCGACCGGCGCGACCTCGGCGACCGGAACCTCCTCGGCGACCGGCGGCGACGCCTCCTCGACCGCGGGCCCGGCCTCGTTCTCGTCGCGGCGCACCAGCACGCGCTTCTTGCGCACCTCGACCTGGATCGTGCGCGCCTTGCCCGACGCGTCGGGAGCGCGGATCTCGGAGGTCTGCTTGCGCGTGAGCGTAATGCGCTTCTTGGGCTCGCCGGCGGCGCCGTGCTGCTTGCGCAGGTAGTCGAGCAGGCGCGTCTTGTCCTGCTCGGTCAGGTTGTCGCCGGCTCGCTTCGCCGAGACGCCCGCGGCGGCGAGCTGCTCGATGAGCGCGCCCGCCGGCATCTTGAGCTCCGTGGCGAATTGTTCGATCGTCGTCTGGGCCATCCTTGCCTCCTCGCCGTCGCGCCTCTCAGTGCGCGGTCGCGGCGCTCGCCGCGTCGGCAGGCGTGTCGAACCAGTGCGCGCGCGCCTTCATGATCAGCGCCTGCGCCCGTGCCTCGTCGATGCCGGTGATCTCGACCAGTTCGTCGCCGGCGAGGTCGGCCAGCCCGTCGCGGGTCGTGATGCCCGCTGCGGCGAGCTTCGACGCGATCTCGGTGTCCATGCCCTCGAGCGACAGGAGCGCCTCGTCGACGTTCTCGACGCTCTCCTCGCGCACGATCGCCTCGGTCAGGAGCGCGTTGCGGGCGCGGCTGCGAAGCTCGTTCACCGTGTCCTCGTCGAACGCCTCGATCTCCATCATCTCCTGCATCGGGACGTAGGCGACCTCCTCCAGCGTCGTGAACCCCTCGGCCACGAGGATGTCGGCGACCTCCTCGTCGACGTCGAGCTTCTCCATGAACTGGGCGCGCACGCGCGTGGTCTCCTCCTCGCGCTTGCTCTGCGACTCCTCGACGCTCATCAGGTTCAGGTGCCAGCCGGTGAGCTCCGAGGCGAGCCGCACGTTCTGGCCCAGCCGCCCGATCGCGATCGCGAGATTCTCCTCGTCGACGACGACGTCCATCGAGTGCTTGTCCTCGTCGACGACGATGCTCTGCACCTCTGCGGGCGCGAGCGCGTTCACGACGAGCTTCGCCGGGTCGTCGGACCACAGCACGATGTCGACGCGCTCGCCGGCGAGCTCGTTGGTCACCGCGGTCACGCGCGAGCCGCGCATGCCGATGCAGGTGCCCTGCGGGTCGAGGCGCGGGTCGTTCGACTTGACCGCGATCTTCGCCCGGATGCCGGGGTCGCGCGCGGCCGCCTTGATCTCGATGAGACCCTCCTCGATCTCGGGCACTTCGAGCTCGAACAGGCGGGCGATGAACTCCGGCGCGACGCGCGAGAGGATGAGCTGCGGGCCCTTCGCGACGCGGTCGATCTTCATCACGTAGGCGCGCACGCGATCGCCGACGCGCA
The window above is part of the Burkholderiales bacterium genome. Proteins encoded here:
- the pnp gene encoding polyribonucleotide nucleotidyltransferase — encoded protein: MFKHVKKSIQYGRHTLTIETGEIARQAGGAALVSLDDSVVLVTAVAAKSPKPGQNFFPLTVDYQEKTFAAGKIPGGFFRREGRPSEKETLTSRLIDRPIRPLFPDGFYNDVQIIATVVSVNPEVDPDIPAMIGASAALALSGIPFNGPIGAARVGWIDGQYVLNPTKTELATGALDLVVAGTEAAVLMVESEAKELSEEVMLGAVVFGHQQQQAVIDLIHAIVEEAGKPMWDFTPPARDEALVAKVEAAIGADIRAAYQMRSKQQRSQRLKEIAAKVDSEVLSPEATPDERRTVGDLMFELEAKTVRQQILAGEPRIDGRDTRTVRPIAIRTGVLPRTHGSALFTRGETQALVVATLGTARDEQIVDALMGEYRERFMLHYNMPPYATGETGRVGSPKRREIGHGRLAKRALAAVMPSAEEFAYSMRLVSEITESNGSSSMASVCGGSLAMMDAGVPTKAHVAGIAMGLIKEGNRFAVLTDILGDEDHLGDMDFKVAGTDRGVTALQMDIKIQGITKEIMAVALSQAREGRMHILGIMQQALPHARTEISQHAPRMFTFKINPEKIRDVIGKGGSVIRALTEETGCTIDIQDDGTVTIASVNADACNTARARIEQITAEVEVGKIYEGPVLRLLDFGAIVQLIPGKDGLLHISQIAKERVNQVSDYLKEGQVIRVKVIEADDKGRVRLSMKAAAEEDAQKAAAPAG
- the rpsO gene encoding 30S ribosomal protein S15, with the translated sequence MSVTTADKAKVIAENQRAKGDTGSPEVQIALLTARINGLTDHFKDHVKDHHSRRGLLRMVSRRRKLLDYLKRRNADGYKTLIEKLGLRK
- the truB gene encoding tRNA pseudouridine(55) synthase TruB, with amino-acid sequence MTARVPRRRVDGVLLVDKPAGLTSNAALQCAKRLYRAQKAGHTGTLDPLATGLLPIAFGEATKLAHALLDAPKRYEAVVRFGAATDTGDAEGAIVRTAGVPQDRAVIDALLPRFTGTIRQTPPRHAALKHQGRAYYDWTRAGVEVPRTAREVVIHAFAIRDWQSPDLTVEVACSKGTYIRVLAEDLGDAADSCAHLAALRRTATGGFAVSSAVALERLEAMTEAERDTLLLPPDVLVGSLPRVDLQGPDAARFSHGGAAPAPRASDGRVAVFAGSTLLGLADVRSGWAHPARVLVPGA
- the rbfA gene encoding 30S ribosome-binding factor RbfA, coding for MSKRRTPRSARIGDEIQRELMALLRDEVKDPRVGRVTVTHVEVTSDLSHAKVLVTDLAGRDHAAETVAALSRTAGFLRSELARRLSLYTVPQLAFVYDDSIEAGMELSRLIDRALAEDRKRGS
- the infB gene encoding translation initiation factor IF-2 → MAQTTIEQFATELKMPAGALIEQLAAAGVSAKRAGDNLTEQDKTRLLDYLRKQHGAAGEPKKRITLTRKQTSEIRAPDASGKARTIQVEVRKKRVLVRRDENEAGPAVEEASPPVAEEVPVAEVAPVEAPVVVEPVVEAPAPEAEPEPEAAAPPPAVAPLAPTSVLSAAEIAAREAESKKQQALFARQQEDLKRKQEEAERRKAKAEEAARVAAEAAAKAAAEAEAKAKAPATVKKEGTLHRPAGKPGDRRDKPAKKSTGPVFSEEAARKRALKLRGGDAAATPAGAGWRQPKVGARHRDEDGGEGAAPAAPVVREIAVPETITVADLAHRMSVKAAELIKVLMKMGMMVTINQVLDQETALIVAAEMGHKATAAKLDDPDALLAESQQGEVVDAEPRPPVVTVMGHVDHGKTSLLDMIRRARVASGEAGGITQHIGAYHVETAKGVVTFLDTPGHEAFTAMRARGAKVTDIVVLVVAADDGVMPQTREAIAHAKAGNVPLVVAINKIDKGDANPERVKQELVAESVVPEEFGGDVQFIPVSAKTGQGIDALLDAILLQAEVLELKAPKNAPARGIVIESRLDKGRGPVATVLVHAGTLKRGDVVLAGAVFGRVRAMTDENGKPVTEAGPAIPVEIQGLSDVPLAGEDVIALGDERKAREIALFRQGKFRDVKLAKQQAAKLENMFDQMGEGAAKTLPLIIKADVQGSYEGLSQALTKLSTDEVKVSIVHAGVGGITESDINLALASKAVIVGFNVRADAQARKLAEGAGVQIRYYDIIYDAVDDVKAALSGMLAPEQKENRLGLIEVREVFRISKVGTVAGCMVVEGLVRRGSKIRVLRDNVVIHDGELDSLKRFKDDVREVKAGFECGLSVRGYNDIQKADQLESYEIVEVTRTL
- the nusA gene encoding transcription termination/antitermination protein NusA, encoding MNSGKEVLLLVDALSREKNVPKETVFLALEMALASATKKQFPNDVDVRVAIDRETGEYSAFRRWTVVPDEEHEEPSRQIAITDAPERGENLQLGDVVEEPLEAMAVGRIGAQAAKQVILQKIRDAEREQILNDFLEREDNLLTGTVKRIERGNAIVESGRIEGVIPRDQMIQKEMLRVGDRVRAYVMKIDRVAKGPQLILSRVAPEFIARLFELEVPEIEEGLIEIKAAARDPGIRAKIAVKSNDPRLDPQGTCIGMRGSRVTAVTNELAGERVDIVLWSDDPAKLVVNALAPAEVQSIVVDEDKHSMDVVVDEENLAIAIGRLGQNVRLASELTGWHLNLMSVEESQSKREEETTRVRAQFMEKLDVDEEVADILVAEGFTTLEEVAYVPMQEMMEIEAFDEDTVNELRSRARNALLTEAIVREESVENVDEALLSLEGMDTEIASKLAAAGITTRDGLADLAGDELVEITGIDEARAQALIMKARAHWFDTPADAASAATAH